A single window of Cryptococcus neoformans var. neoformans JEC21 chromosome 3 sequence DNA harbors:
- a CDS encoding 60s ribosomal protein l5-b, putative — MPFVKVQKNDAYFSRYQVKPRRRRQGKTDYQARRGLVSQAKNKYASPKYRLVVRITNKQVICQIVYAKLQGDVVFAHATSKELPRYGIKHGLTNWTACYATGLLVARRALTKLGLADKYEGVVEPTGELQLIEPLGDDEPRPFKCYLDVGLRRTSTGARVFGAMKGASDGGIFIPHSEKRFPGYDPESKELDAEVLQKYIVGGHVAEYMESLEEEDDERFKKQFSSYLADGVGSDDIEEMYTNAYEAIREDPTFKPTEKDVAKWKAESLKYKTFKLTKEQKQERVQAKIAAYKAGKLDVEEDEE; from the exons ATGCCCTTCGTCAAGGTCCAGAAGAACGACGCCTAC TTCTCTAGGTACCAGGTTAAGCCCCGAAGGAGGAGACAGGGTAAGACCGACTACCAGGCGAGGAGGGGTCTCGTCTCCCAGGCCAAGAACAAGTACGCTTCCCCCAAG TACAGGCTTGTCGTTCGTATCACCAACAAGCAGGTGATCTGCCAGATCGTCTACGCCAAGCTCCAG GGTGACGTTGTCTTCGCCCACGCTACCTCCAAGGAGCTCCCCCGATACGGCATCAAGCACGGTCTCACCAACTGGACCGCCTGTTACGCTACCGGTCTCCTCGTTGCCCGACGAGCCCTCACCAAGCTTGGCCTTGCCGACAAGTACGAGGGTGTTGTTGAGCCCACTGGTGAGCTCCAGCTCATTGAGCCCCTCGGTGACGACGAGCCCCGTCCCTTCAAGTGCTACCTCGATGTCGGTCTCCGACGCACTTCCACTGGTGCCCGTGTCTTCGGTGCCATGAAGGGTGCCTCTGACGGTGGTATCTTCATCCCCCACAGCGAGAAGCGATTCCCTGGTTACGACCCCGAGTCCAAGGAACTCGACGCCGAGGTCCTTCAGAAGTACATTGTCGGTGGCCACGTTGCCGAGTACATGGAGTctcttgaggaggaagacgacgagcG ATTCAAGAAGCAGTTCTCTTCTTACCTTGCCGACGGTGTTGGATCTGACGACATTGAGGAGATGTACACTAACGCCTACGAGGCTATCCGTGAAGACCCCACCTTCAAGCCCACCGAGAAGGACGTCGCCAAGTGGAAGGCCGAGTCTCTCAAGTACAAGACTTTCAAGCTCACCaaggagcagaagcaggagcGTGTCCAGGCCAAGATTGCCGCTTACAAGGCTGGCAAGCTCGAtgtcgaggaggacgaggagtaA
- a CDS encoding Quinone oxidoreductase, putative, translating into MSSTMKAVAYTRYGGPEVTQIRSFSVPLPKKGEVQVRVAAGGLNPVDWHQRGGEFKYITPWTLPVIAGNEFSGTVTVVGDDVAKFAVGDRVVCRTTKSAMGGLGSYVVMPASIVAKAPTTVDLVDAAGLPLAGLTAEQALDTLDVKSGDRILITGGAGGVGLFAIQIAKIRGAHVTTTASDAGKPYVLKAGADTVIDYRNQKLAELPEKFVKVFDVAGGEEALISDVIPAVAEGGHIVSVAGPLIPGVFDTILPAWKSLLINLVLSSRSRAVRNAAASHGVRYEYLFMRPDGVQLEHLCNLVDEGKLVINIDSRFKLVDFARAFERLESGRSKGKVIIEFPDSEEEQTAVQEASERTK; encoded by the coding sequence ATGTCATCGACAATGAAAGCGGTCGCCTACACGCGCTATGGCGGACCAGAAGTGACACAGATCCGCTCATTTTCGGTCCCATTGCCCAAAAAGGGTGAGGTGCAGGTGCGCGTCGCAGCAGGCGGCTTGAACCCAGTCGACTGGCACCAGCGAGGCGGCGAGTTCAAGTATATCACGCCATGGACTCTGCCGGTGATCGCAGGTAACGAGTTTTCGGGCACCGTAACCGTTGTCGGCGATGATGTGGCGAAGTTTGCTGTTGGCGACAGGGTTGTGTGCCGGACTACGAAATCCGCAATGGGAGGTTTGGGGTCATACGTCGTGATGCCTGCTTCTATAGTTGCAAAGGCGCCTACAACGGTCGATCTTGTTGACGCTGCCGGTCTTCCCCTCGCTGGCCTCACCGCCGAACAAGCTCTCGACACGCTGGATGTCAAGTCTGGCGATCGCATCCTGATCACCGGTGGTGCTGGAGGCGTTGGCTTGTTCGCCATCCAGATTGCCAAAATCCGTGGGGCTCACGTCACCACCACGGCATCGGACGCTGGTAAACCATATGTCCTCAAGGCGGGCGCCGATACGGTCATCGATTACCGAAATCAGAAGTTGGCGGAATTGCCCGAGAAATTTGTCAAGGTCTTTGACGTGGCTGGGGGGGAGGAAGCGCTTATCAGTGACGTTATCCCTGCCGTGGCAGAAGGCGGACACATCGTCTCGGTGGCTGGTCCTTTAATTCCGGGCGTCTTTGATACCATCCTTCCAGCCTGGAAGTCGCTGCTAATCAATTTGGTCCTAAGCTCCCGTTCTCGCGCCGTGCGTAACGCTGCCGCCTCCCACGGTGTCCGTTACGAGTACCTTTTTATGCGGCCTGATGGCGTGCAGCTTGAGCACCTCTGCAATCTCGTTGATGAGGGTAAGCTTGTCATCAACATTGACTCGCGCTTCAAGCTGGTCGATTTCGCCAGAGCATTTGAGAGATTGGAATCAGGTCGGTCCAAGGGCAAAGTCATCATTGAATTCCCCGAcagcgaggaagagcagacGGCAGTTCAGGAGGCGT
- a CDS encoding protein disulfide isomerase, putative: protein MKIAWSAVITAALLPFSAYAGMYGQPVLHLDSKTFKSVMASEHAAMVAFVAPWCGHCKNLGPEYTAAAQSLSPLIPFYAVDCDDASNRGLCAEYGVQGYPTIKGFPKAGKGAAKEYNGERKRGALVEYAKGLVPERVKKLRVQGDIQSDVQGFLGEKSELPHVLLVHPSSPSIPFLWKVLAHRFSNKLHLGYVRDTTSHEVLSSLGIYDSADTTRDGTRVVAWSPGSQSGEFVEYDGILKFNALLEWLQTTFPSAAPSNAKQRPVKAPQPTVKSTNKRQEQIPTQSQNDAAARRAKLEEMERRDKARREKAAEAARAQTMATEAEPEIEKEATPVEDAANAAPAQMVEDTSLPAEEMESRPVPEEAPEDEGSAGDVEVEKTEVVHEEL from the exons ATGAAGATTGCCTGGTCTGCAGTAATAACAGCTGCGCTGTTGCCGTTCTCTGCCTATGCAGGCATGTATGGCCAGCCTGTTCTCCATCTCGACTCCAAGACATTCAAGTCCGTCATGGCCAGTGAACATGCGGCG ATGGTCGCCTTTGTGGCACCGTGGTGTGGGCACTGTAAAAATCTCGGACCCGAATACACTGCTGCGGCCCAATCACTTTCGCCTCTGATCCCATTCTATGCTGTTGACTGTGACGATGCGTCCAATCGTGGGCTTTGCGCTGAATATGGTGTTCAAGGATATCCAACTATAAAAGGTTTCCCCAAGGCGGGGAAGGGAGCTGCTAAGGAATACAATGgtgaaaggaagaggggtgCGCTAGTGGAATACGCGAAGGGGTTGGTGCCCGAGAGGGTCAAGAAGTTAAGAGTTCAGGGAGACATTCAGTCTGATGTGCAAGGTTTTTTGGGGGAG AAATCTGAGCTTCCGCAtgtccttcttgtccaCCCCTCGTCGCCTTCTATTCCTTTCCTATGGAAAGTTCTCGCTCACCGTTTCTCCAACAAG CTCCACCTCGGATACGTACGAGATACTACATCACATGAAGTTCTTTCATCGCTCGGCATTTACGACTCCGCAGACACTACTCGTGACGGTACACGAGTCGTCGCTTGGTCTCCCGGCTCTCAAAGCGGGGAGTTTGTAGAATATGATG gtatCCTTAAATTCAATGCCCTTCTGGAATGGCTCCAAACCACTTTCCCTTCAGCCGCTCCTTCCAACGCCAAGCAAAGACCTGTCAAAGCTCCTCAACCGACCGTCAAATCGACCAACAAGAGGCAGGAGCAGATTCCTACCCAATCCCAAAATGATGCCGCTGCCAGGAGAGCCAAGttggaagaaatggaaaggagggacaaggcgagaagagagaaggccGCTGAAGCTGCAAGGGCTCAAACGATGGCCACTGAGGCAGAACCCGAGATAGAAAAGGAGGCTACTCCTGTGGAGGACGCGGCGAATGCGGCCCCTGCTCAAATGGTAGAAGATACCTCTTTACCAGCGGAAGAAATGGAATCAAGACCTGTGCCCGAGGAAGCGCctgaggatgaagggtcAGCGGGCGAtgtggaggttgagaaAACTGAAGTGGTTCATGAGGAACTATAA
- a CDS encoding transcription initiation factor tfiid 111 kda subunit, putative has translation MASEDETLSSLGSLGLGRILASAGIDPSSIGSFLGDSAQSSKELTQVELDEDDAKFEDDISDGELPEEGEEERRQREIDQEARKREQERWMKKGLEMMKKSMEQQQAKDKKGKQKANDGKTQEERDLEEARKIWPDFDKGKRLRMSEIFYETPADVKAFQAKRKKRKTEMMKETKTFTFTVAPPPIQSLQSTFLLPSLQPIQLPLPGTPTYNTPIGVFFDKKWIREAKDRRRLEMTKPPEGLELEDVKKVRFANGAKDLDLVDWEQSIIMNSMEMPGKEIDILAPRNDHLESGDWITNVIWDATRISPELLESDEEDDAQSEAAKRSATKKGGAVAIVKDTKKLDPFNISNDPLYEHSRESKYRIRQTFGAIEVFHSMPAKILQLPYFKTTLSKSEARAWHRPALQFPTGVSLTFSKLKSNPSAALNVKKKQMMADPSEKFKTTKDLTLTEQGPFVLLEFSEEYPPIMSNYGMGTTIVNYYRKIDDKDETVPKLDFGQPSILNTGDAEPFLLGYVDRGKVTQVIHNNLIRAPIFRHKPETTDFLCIRQTVNGHVSYHLRPISNIFTVGQTVPNESEVHGPHARKNTNTAKMRLMIIAWLLINKSKQKRFKIGKLLKYFPDQTELQMRQRLKVKGNEFLMYARSPGPNQGYWMLNPDYAFPDDRRQVLEMCPPEHACLYEAMQVGARHLYDAGYKKTAEGGHEDEDEAGLDIEQRLAVWSTTHNYKLAEAQKAWLMVHGEGDPTGRGEGFSFLRANMKNYFLRKGETEQGRRLEAEARAGGNPVKISNAEQNRIYEEEKRKVWDLQASALSNPVPPVLTAAEEEAARNAQPPVMPGLAPKIHRGDSRRAFSRGTSMAATPRGFDSPRDRSPSVFSMDGGESHYSGNPLAGKVLRIKRMVKGKQQIEIVRDPAVIASYLRRVEEKKIEYYMEHPDELAPTGDDTEDELRKVALRQMLEKNKLNQQRRLMRKKYQSKTLETDNMGIEGIDLEGKRKCGACGAIGHTKANRNCPMFGVTTGNASVGLSPSNTASGHTPGYGGFTPMTPMDTSTPATQQPTSFKIKLGGLGGGQ, from the exons ATGGCCTCCGAGGACGAGACCCTTTCTTCGCTGGGTTCGCTTGGTCTTGGCCGTATCCTCGCCTCCGCAGGTATCGACCCATCATCCATTGGCTCTTTTCTCGGTGACTCAGCACAATCGTCCAAAGAACTCACACAGGTTGAAttggacgaagatgatgccaagtttgaagatgacatATCCGATGGTGAGTTGcctgaggaaggagaagaggaaaggcgACAGCGGGAAATAGATCAGGAggcgaggaaaagggagcaggaaagatggatgaaaaaggggttggagatgatgaaaaagagCATGGAACAGCAACAAGCCAAagacaaaaaaggaaaacaaAAAGCAAATGACGGGAAGACCCAGGAAGAACGGGAtcttgaagaagcaaggaagATATGGCCGGACTTTGATaaggggaagaggctgaggaTGAGTGAGATCTTTTATGAGACACCAGCGGATGTCAAAGCTTTCCAggcgaagagaaagaaaagaaaaacggagatgatgaaagaaacAAAAACTT TTACGTTCACCGTCGCCCCTCCACCTATACAATCTCTCCAATCTACTTTTCTGCTTCCATCACTCCAACCGATTCAACTCCCACTACCTGGCACACCAACCTATAATACACCCATAGGAGTATTTTTCGATAAGAAATGGATCAGGGAAGCGAAGGATCGAAGAAGATTAGAGATGACTAAACCTCCAGAAGGATTAGAATTAGAGGACGTGAAGAAGGTTAGGTTCGCGAACGGGGCGAAAGACCTGGATCTGGTGGATTGGGAACAAAGTATCATTATGAATTCCAT GGAAATGCCTGGCAAGGAAATCGATATCCTCGCACCCCGCAATGATCACCTAGAATCAGGGGACTGGATCACAAATGTGATTTGGGATGCGACTCGCATCTCTCCTGAACTACTGGAGAGtgacgaagaggacgaTGCCCAATCCGAAGCGGCAAAAAGATCGGCGACAAAGAAGGGCGGGGCTGTTGCCATTGTGAAGGACACGAAGAAGCTCGACCCTTTCAACATCTCAAACGACCCTTTGTACGAACACTCACGAGAAAGCAAGTACCGCATCCGACAAACTTTTGGTGCTATCGAAGTATTCCACTCTATGCCCGCCAAGATTCTGCAGTTACCTTAC TTCAAGACTACTCTCAGCAAATCCGAAGCTCGAGCTTGGCATCGTCCTGCTCTTCAATTCCCGACCGGCGTGTCTCTTACTTTCTCCAAACTCAAATCGAATCCTTCAGCCGCATTGAACGTGAAGAAAAAGCAGATGATGGCAGATCCTTCGGAAAAGTTCAAAACGACAAAGGATCTAACATTGACGGAGCAAGGTCCATTTGTGTTGTTGGAATTTTCG GAGGAATACCCACCAATCATGAGCAATTATGGTATGGGCACTACCATCGTTAATTACTATCGTAAAATCGATGATAAAGACGAAACCGTGCCCAAGCTTGACTTTGGCCAGCCTTCAATTCTTAATACTGGAGATGCCGAACCATTCTTGCTAGGATATGTGGACAGGGGCAAAGTGACTCAAGTGATTCACAACAACCTTATCAGGGCGCCTATTTTTAGGCACAAGCCTGAGACTACAGATTTCTTGTGTATTCG ACAAACCGTCAATGGCCATGTCTCTTATCATCTCCGTCCCATCAGCAACATCTTTACCGTTGGCCAAACAGTTCCAAACGAGTCTGAAGTTCACGGCCCGCATGCGAGAAAAAATACCAACACTGCCAAAATGCGTCTCATGATTATCGCCTGGTTATTGATCAATAAATCAAAGCAGAAGAGATTTAAGATTGGCAAGTTACTAAAGTACTTCCCTGATCAGACAGAGTTACAAATGAGGCAGAGGTTAAAGGTGAAAGGGAAC GAATTTTTGATGTATGCACGGAGTCCTGGTCCCAACCAAGGTTACTGGATGCTTAACCCCGACTATGCCTTCCCCGACGACCGACGCCAAGTTCTCGAGATGTGTCCTCCAGAACACGCGTGTCTTTACGAAGCCATGCAAGTCGGAGCTCGCCATCTATACGATGCTGGATACAAGAAAACTGCGGAGGGTGGtcatgaggatgaagacgaagcAGGACTGGATATTGAGCAACGCCTGGCGGTGTGGTCGACCACTCACAATTATAAGCTGGCGGAAGCTCAGAAGGCTTGGTTAATGGTCCATGGTGAGGGTGATCCGACAGGAAGAGGCGAAGGTTTCAGTTTCTTGAGAGCGAATATGAAAAATTACTTCTTGAGGAAAGGCGAAACTGAGCAAGGGAGGAGAT TGGAAGCGGAAGCCAGAGCAGGCGGCAACCCCGTGAAGATCTCCAACGCCGAGCAAAATCGTATttacgaagaagagaaacgCAAGGTCTGGGATCTTCAGGCATCGGCACTTAGCAATCCAGTCCCCCCTGTTCTCACTGCcgccgaggaggaagcCGCCCGTAATGCTCAACCCCCTGTGATGCCCGGTCTCGCACCAAAGATTCACCGTGGGGATAGCAGGAGAGCTTTTTCCAGGGGTACTTCCATGGCCGCGACCCCGAGGGGCTTCGATAGTCCAAGGGATAGAAGCCCGAGTGTTTTCTCAATGGACGGCGGAGAGAGTCACTATTCAGGAAATCCGCTGGCTGGTAAAGTGTTGAGGATCAAGAGGATG GTCAAGGGGAAACAGCAAATAGAAATCGTAAGAGACCCGGCTGTCATTGCGAGCTACTTGAGAAGAgtcgaggagaagaagatcgaGTATTACATGGAGCATCCTGATGAGCTGGCACCTACTGGTGATGACACTGAGGATGAGCTGAGAAAGGTCGC TCTTCGCCAGATGctcgagaagaacaagTTGAACCAACAGCGAAGAttaatgaggaagaagtatCAGTCAAAAACTTTGGAAACGGACAATATGGGGATCGAGGGCATAGATTTGGAAGGG AAACGAAAATGTGGTGCTTGCGGTGCTATTGGCCATACCA AGGCGAACAGAAATTGTCCTATGTTCGGTGTCACCACTGGCAACGCCTCTGTCGGCCTTTCACCTTCCAACACTGCTAGTGGCCACACGCCTGGCTATGGAGGTTTTACACCTATGACGCCCATGGATACAAGCACCCCTGCTACTCAACAGCCAACCTCCTTCAAGATCAAGCTTGGTGGCTTGGGCGGAGGTCAATAG